Within the Trachemys scripta elegans isolate TJP31775 chromosome 4, CAS_Tse_1.0, whole genome shotgun sequence genome, the region cagagcttgggctcggatgtctacactgcaattaaacagccccttagcgcGAGCCCGAGTCAAGTGGCACGGGCCAGAAGCAAGTGTCCAGTTGCAGTAGAGACATAACCTGGGATTCAGCTCGAGCTGGTaggggtggtgatgtcatctgagTCCCTATCTTTGGCCTGGACTGGTCAGGATATCCCTGAGGATTAGGATGAAAGGGGTCTGGGTCTAATAGTCTCCATCGGTTCTTCCCATATTTCCCCCTAAATTactttaaggaccccaaaatgTACCGATGGGTGGAATAGCCAAGCCCCTTGTTATCCTGTTCagcaattaggcctaatttccgattcaccaattttggttcattaatttctagTTCCACATCTTTGGTGTTTAGTAAGGATGATTTCAACATAGCCCTTGAGTTATACTAGTCAGCCTTTTTGTTTTAGACTACTTCATTCTTTCTGTCTctttcataccttttcccatcagcatttgttattagggcaaatatagtgccaatctataaaaagggaaataaggactaCCCAGGgagttacagaccagtcatcttaacttcagtacctggaaagataatagagaaactaattaagcaatcaatttgcaaacacctagaagataaggtaacagtcatcatggatttgccaagaaccCCAactcttgcacccaaactccctcccagagcctgcaccccaaccccctaccccagcctggtaaAAGTGAATGAGGGAGAGACCGCGTGATGGAGAGAGGGGTTGGAttgagctgggggcggagtgagcggggggcagggcctcggagaaggagcagggtggggggcatggcctcagggaagggcgGAGTGCAGGGACTTGGGGATccctgaaaaattttaaatcaaaatgggggttcttgggttgctaaagtttgagaacggctggtctagataatacttagtcttgcattgagtgcagggcactggactagatgacctctcaaggccccttccagtcctatgattctaaaggCTACTGTGACATCTCATGCATttttacatactttttacagttgagctcacaattagggtgaATTTGCCAGCCCAGTTATCACAACACATCTCTGGGTGGACTCTCTTATATCTGTGCAAGAAGGGCTTAAACGGAGGTAGCTTAAACCTCTTCCCAAACCATTTACATTGTTatggattcagagaagagctacaagagcAATCTGGGGGCTGGAAAACCTGCCTCCGAACGAAGGACCAAAGGAGCTCGTTCAATGTAGTTTATCTCAGAGAAGGGTAAAGGGTGATGTGATCCTAGTCTATAAGCACCGACATGGGGAGGGGATTTCTGAGAGCAGAGGGGTCTTCAACTACCAGACAAAGACAGAGTGAGATCCactggctgggagctgaagggagACAATTTCAGGCTGGGAACAAGGAGCCCATGGTTACCAGGGAGGGGAATGAATCACTGGAACAGCTCCCCAAGGGActaggtggattctccatcactgggagTCTGTCAGTGGAGAGGGGGTGTCTTTCTCAAAGGCCTCCCTAGCTCAGCCAGGAGTTACTGGGCTGGCAGCAGTAATCAAGGGGggagattctctggcctgggctaggCAGGAGTCTGGCTGGATGAGCACAATGGGCCTTTGACATCTCTGGGATAAATTCAGTACGCTGAGAGCCTTCAAGCTCTCTCGATGAGGCAGctgaatcattcttgtggctcttctctgagcccttctTCCCTCGTCTCCATCCTGTGCAAAGCACGAATCCCCTGGACCAGCGTCCAGGAATGGTCTCTCTCATGCTGTATAGAAGTGACTCCCTGTCCCGTGATGTCCCCCTTTTCCCATGCAGGGTGCAGATGTCCGACGGGGCCCGGCACAGCTTTGACAAGAAGGGGGTGATCACGGTCAGCGGGCACGACTCTCAGCAGAGGCCAGTggccctggagcaggccctggagCTGGCGATCGAGGCCGGGGCCCAGGATGTGTGGGAAGAAGACGACGAGAAGGAGCAAGCAGTTCTGAAGGTGGGTGTGTGTGACAGGGGCTCCCTGGCTAACGTAGTGGCAAGTCCATTGTGGTCCTTGCCACAGAGCCCTCCCGCTGCTGCAGTGAGGGCTGCTGGGAGAACGTGGGACTGCGGAGCAAGAGATACCATCAGCCAATGGGGGGCAGCAGCCAGTTGATGTAATTGCTCAGGCACCAATCGGGGCCCACCTGGTGCTAATCTGGTTCGGGGGACAGGTGTGGAGATATATGTGGGGGTCTGGCTGGTTCTGATCCAGCCCAGGTGATGGGAGAGATACATGAGGGTCTGGCTGGCACTGATCTGGCCGGGGAAGGGGAGGAATCATGGGGATCTGGtattgctctggcccaggggaggggagagatgtgGGGTTCTGGCTGGTGTACCCCTGGCTCAGGGGGATTATACACAGGATGTGTGGGAGGCATTGGCAGGGTATGCTTTGCAGTTACCCTCGAGAATGCTATGGGAGCGTAAGGAGGTTGGAAACAGCCCCCCTCAGGGTCTTCCCTGGCTGGCATGGGCATCGTTCGCTGCCTTCTGTCCCATTCCCTGCTTCCCCAGGGGGACTGTGTATAAGTGAGAGCTGCCCCGAGGCTGCTGTAGCATGTACCTGGGGGCTCGTCCTGCACTCCCTGTCCCACCAGAGTGACTGCCTGGGCCCGCCTTTGCTGCCATtattcctggggtggggggttaaaTCCCCTGGAGCCACAGTGCAGGGACAGGGTGAATGGGGGTCAGACGGCAAGTTAGATGGTAGCCAGCACCAGGCATTGAACTAGCGATGGCCGGCTCTGAAGAGGCAGGCTCTACAGATCAGGCCCAGCGAGGGCGATGTGGCCCACACTGTCTGTTCAGCGGGCACCTACGGGGGGCCAGTGGGCAGGTTTGCAGCCCCTCACAGCCCCTGTCCTGTCCTCTCCCCTCAGTTTGTGTGTGAGGTGCCATCACTGCACCAGGTGCGGGAGAAGCTGGACTCGAAGGGGCTACAGTCGCTCTCCGCTGCCCTGGAGTTCATCCCCAATGCCAGGGTGCAGCTGACCGATGAGGAGATGGAGCGGGCATCCCagctgctctccatgctgggcgaCTGCCAGGAGGTGATCCGGGTCTACGACAACATCGAGTAGGGGCCAGCGCAGGGGGTAGCAGATGGATAGTGACAAGGCACGTCGGTCCCGGCTTGGCCTAGCCCTGGCCTAAGATCAGCCCATCTGGTGGGCAATGGGTGCAGCTCAACTTGAGATCCTCCTGTATGGACGGCAACCGGTGTGTGGCCTCGTCCCTTGGATCAGGAGCCCATGGGGCAACCAGTTCAGGACTCTGCCTCATCCTGCCCTGGGATGGGACGCCTGAGCACCACGTGGTTTAGGGCTCGGCCCAAGATTGGGCTTAATTTGGGATTTCTTCCCAGGGTGAACGATCCCCATCGCAGCTCTCCAGGTGCCAGCACTGGGTGCAATCTGGCGGcactctctggggcagaaacCCTTGCTCCTGAGGATGGGGCGTGTTCTCTGAGGCATCTTATGGCTCCTAACTTCATCCCCTGGGATTCGTGACCTGAATGCCTCGGCTCCCCTCTTGAGTCTGATCCAGCAGGCCTTCTGCAGTAAGGCCTCCCTGCGTGATGCTCTGGCATGTCCCCCTCCATGGGATGGGTGGAGGGAGCTTCCTCTGCACCCATACAGCACCGAATACTCCGCGGATAAAGAGTAACACTGTGCCAAGGCGATGACAACCTGCGGACTTAACACCTCCCTGTTGTGTGACCCCCTATtcagcacccccagcaggagAGCAATAGGGAGCGCACCCCACCCTCCAAATGTACTGTCTGGGGAGGGCGGCCTTTCCCTTACATTGCTTAATAAATGGTTTGCTTGTCAGTGCTGGGGAGACTCTATCCATAACTTGGCTCTCACTGCAGTGTTGCTACGTCCATCCAAATGCAAACACTCCAGGAAGGGCAGAAGGTGCAGCATTAGGAGAGGGGACCTTTGGGGCGGGGTCACAGAGTGTGGGTGTTGAATGAGCAGTTGACTGGCAGGTAAACGGGATGGTGACAAACGGTTAATGGTttaaaagagccacaagaatgatttgaggtctggaaaatctGCTGTGTAGTGAGAGAGTGGaggagaaggttaagaggtgacgtGATCCTGGTCTGTAAGCACCTAAATGAGAAGGGGATTGCTGAGAGCAGAGGGCTGTTTAATTCCCAGACAAAGGCAGAGCAAAATCCACAGGATGGGAGCTGAAGGGAGAAAAGTTCAGGCTGGGAATAAGGGTCCGGTGTTTACCAGGGAGGGGAATTCACCATTGGAgggggtggattttccatcactgggaGTCTGTCAGTGGAGATGGGGTGTCTCTTTCTCAAAGCCCCACTCTAGCTCAGTCAGGAGTTATTGGGTAAGAGGTGATACCACAAAGATTCCCCGGACTTCATTTTGTGTCCCTAGCTTCCATTTTGAATAGGCAAAAGTCACTCCACCGTTAGAAGCTGAAGTTGACATGGTACTTGACTGCTGAAAATAGGCCAAAAGGTTGAAAGTtcagcggggggagagggaggaatagAATTGGTAGAAAGCCAAAAAGGTGCAACTAGCGATAAACATGCACGGTAAAGATCTGATAGCTGACAGGACAGTATAAAAGGCAGAGAGTTACGACTATTAAAGCAGTTCGGAGCGGAGTGAATGAAGCGCTCCAGCGGAGAGCTGACCTGAACGAGCGGAACCAAACGGAGTGAAGCAACCTGAACAACCAGCAGCAGAGTCAACACAGCAAAATCAGCAGATAAGGTGAGGCTCTTAGTTACAATTAGAGGATAGCACAGTACAGTATAgtattaatgtgtgtgtgtgtgtgtgtgtgtgtgaggatgtATGAGTGTGTGGATTGTGCTTTATATATGTAAAACTCAAAGTACATTTTAAGATTGCTATCAGCacaaaaaagcttacaagaagtggaagattggacaaatgaccagggaggagtataaaaatattgctcaggcatgcaggagtgaaatcaggaaggccaaatcacacttggaggtgcagctagcaagagatgttaagagtaacaagaagggtttcttcaggtatgttcgcaacaagaagaaagtcaaggaaagtgtgggccccttactgaatgggggaggcatcctagtgaccgaggatgtggaaaaagctaatgtactcaatgctttttttgcttctgtcttcacgcacaagatCAGCTCCCAAACTAccgcactgggcagcacagcatggggaggaggtgaccagccctcagtggagaaagaagtggtttggttcgggactatttagaaaagctggaccagcacaagtccatggggccagatgcactgcatccgagggtgctaaaggagttggcggatgagattgcagagccattggccattatctttgaaaactcatggcgatcgggggaggtcccggatgactggaaaaaggctaatgtagtgcccatctttaaaaaagggaaggaggaggatccggggaactacaagccagtcagcctcacctcagtccctggaaaaatcatggagcaggtcctcaagggatcaattctgaagcacttagaggagaggaaggtgatcaggaacagtcagcatggattcaccaaggggaagttgtgcctgactaacctaattgccttctatgacgagataactggctctgtggatgaggggaaagcagtggatgtgttattccttgactttagcaaagcttgaTACGGTCTCccccagtattcttgccagcaagttaaagaagtatgggctggatgaatggactatagggtggatagaaagctggctagatcgtcgggctcaatgggtagtgatcaatggctccatgtctagttggcagccggtatcaagcgaagtgccccaaggTAAGGGGGTCATAAGAAAGAGACGAGGAGGCTCAGTGGAATAACAGTGCAGATGAGGAGGCTAAGGAAGGAGCTAACAAGGGGACGTTGTGGCAACTGCAATTCCAGTTCGCTCCAATAGCAGTAGTAGAAGGGGATAAAACAGACCAAATAGGTCTAATATCCCTACAGAAAAAAAGATCCAGCAATAAAAAGGCTTGTAGCTAAAGGGGAATATCAAGGGTGGAAAATTTGGCTGCATAATACAGGATTAATTTTAGCTAccaaaatggggaaaatgttgCCAGCGTGGGTTGTCTCAATTGAAATAAGATCtgaaatggtaaccctagtccatAATAATGGACATCTAGACATGGAGAAAACTCTCAGcaggctgccagcagcagctggtggccAACTATGAGAACCGATATAGAGCAGTATGTAAATAATTGCTTGCCTTGGGCTGCCAATAATGCAGATATTAGACTGGTAGAAGGACCCCCCTGAGTCATCAAAGGATAGAGGTCCCTGGGCCAGAATACAAATAGATTGTATTGGTCCATTACCTAAAACTGCAAAAGGAAACCGATattatctacaaaaagaacaggagtccttgtggcaccttagagactaacgaatttgttagtctctaaggtgccacaagtactcctgttctttttgcgaatacaaaCTAAcgcggctgcaactctgaaacctgacaataTTATCTAGTAATAATTCAGTGCGAGACAAAAGGAAAAGTGACAGAAGGAAAGAGTGAAGTGAAAAATGGTGTCTCTCTCCTGTCCCTCGCCCCTGAGGGTGTCACAGCCAGATGGAGCTTTGGGACGGGCACTGAAGATGAATCCTGCATCCAAACTGCACTGCCGAGGGGCCATAGGAATCAGAGAATTCCCAGAAATGGGAAAGGGCAAGAAGACCCTGCCCTTGTAGCATGATACCCACTACAGAgcccccccacctgctccctgcagcagtgccccctactgagcccccaccccactccttgcagcacagtgccccctactgagTGCCCATCCCACTCTCtgcagcgccccctagcaccacagTGGGTTACTGGGCTGAGCACCACTCTCATTGCCCTCCAGGCAGTGTGGGCCCCTGAAAGTAGGCCAGGCTCAAGGCTCAGGCAACCATGCTGGGGTGGCTGCATCTGCCTTCTTCCCTGATTCCtgccactgcatgtgctcctgGACCCTGCCCATGGGCCGAGCTAGGGTCAGCGTGGCATGTGGGGTCCCATAGCAACAGTCACACCCACAGAAGGGGCCCCACTATGGAGCAACAGGGGTGCCCTTCCCAAGCTCCACCTACAACACAGGCTTGTATCTGAAGACAAACAATAAGCCCCACCTTTTCAGCCATTGAAGATGTGGGTTATTGTTCATAGATGGGAATTCATTGGACTTGAACCTAACTTTGTGTGTTTGTACCACTGTGTTTTAGTTAATAAAACATGCGATTTGGGATTTCATTTCATGTCAATATTCCTTGACCCTGGGCACTTTACAGAGTTGAGAAGTTGATGACGATGACTCAAACCATGCCAATGCTATGGAAAAACTggtattttgttttgagtttttccTTCAATTTATTTGAAAgttccaggaaaaaaacaaccctcacaaaacaaattttaaaagtacaaataTTAGGAATACAACATTTCCATCACAGCCAGTCATCTCAGTACAGTCTCCATGGCTCAGAGCATGGTAGACGTTAACCAATGTGTTATCCACAACACACATAAGGGACATGTGACTCGAACTCACAGCCTCCTTCACATCCCAGTGAGTGTTCAATCTCCAAGGAGCCTGGCACAATCTCCCTAGTGGAGCTATGGCCaacttactccagctgaggatctgggccattgacttcagtgaagctacggacaattgacaccagctggggatctggccccattgactctgTTGGAACTAtacctgatttatgccagctgggaatctggtTTAGCAGACTATACCCCTTGTGTTGTTACATCTGCAAGCTGAGATCTCCGAGACATAGACTGTTACTAGTGACCCAAACTCAATGACTGAATAGTTCAAATGTTTTGATTCCAGCCTTTCAACTTTCCACTGGATGAAAAGTTTTTGCTCTCCCAATGCAATTCTGCCTGGGGAAGCTCCCAGCCAGCTGATCTCTTTCTGCTTTTGTCTGTGAGATTAAAGACCCCTCAGAAATCGAGAGAGATGAATCTAGTTGAGGAGTGAATTCTAAGTGGATTATGGGAAAATACAGCACAAGAACATCTGTTTGACATTCCCGGTGCATGTCTGACTGGGTGCAACCACAGGTTGTGTTGGCTGGGCAATGTATAACCTTTATTGAAAAGAGCCAGTTGGAACTTTTCTGATGGCATATATCTCCTTCAGAAACTGCCATTTCATTGCGTGGAAATGCATCAATttcatttagggaaaaaaaatggaacaaaatgcTTTGACCTTTAGCGGAAcattttgatttcccatttccaAACGACGTTgcctttcaattttttaaattgcgtattacatatatttttaaatggtataTTATGTtgtataataaaaaatgaaaaattctaacCCAGAACAAATTGTTTTGATCAACACTAGATGTTCCCTCCCACGGATTTTGTTTTAGGGGAAGTTTtgaatttgtttcttttcattctgttttggaATGGatgtttctccctcccccccccccccccccccaaaaaatcacaggatttcccatgaaatggaaaACCATCCAGATCCATCGATGAGTCCACCGTGTCGCTGCTTTAGCCCAAGCAGGAGAGGCAGGTGCGTGTCCAATTGTGTGTAATCCTCTGCTGCCCTCTGTTGGCTGGGCAATGTATTGTGGTTTGTAATTCCCATCATGTGTCTGAGTTAGCACAAACATTGGAGGCGTGTGATGTTAGACTCATAGTCCCCACGGCGAGCACCATTATGTGGGTGTGGTGGAGGGCTGCGAGGCTGTGTGGGTCCTTTGGTGCTGCAGATAGCCTGAGCTCTGCCGGAAGCTCTTGCCGCATTGGTGGCAGCGGTAAGGTTTTTCAccggtgtggatgcgctggtggGTGAGCAGGTTGGAGTTCTGGCTAAAGGCCTTGCCACACTGCGGGCACTTGTACGGGCGCTCACCGGTGTGGGTGGTCTGGTGCTGGATGTAGGTAGAGCTCTGGCTGAAGCCCTTGCCGCATTGGTGGCAGCGGTAGGGTCGCTCCCCAGTGTGAGTGCGCTGGTGGGTAACCAGATGGGCGCTGCGCCCAAAGGCGCGCCCGCAGTCCGGGCACTTGTAAGGCCGCTCACCAGTGTGTGAGGCCTGGTGAGTGATGAGGTTGGAGCTCTGACTGAAGGCCTTGCCGCATTGGTGGCAATGGTAGGATCTCTCACCTGTGTGggcccggcggtgctgggccagggccgaGCTCTGCCCAAAGCACTTCCCGCACTCACCGCACTGGTATGGTTTCTCACCGGTGTGGATGCGGAGGTGCTGGGCCAGTGTGGAGCCCTGTGTGAAGCTGCGCCCGCACTCGGGGCACTGGTATGGTTTCTCTGCCAAGTGCACACCTTGGTGCTTGAGCAGGGACGAGCGCTCCACGAAGACCCGTCCGCACTGGGGGCACTCGTGGCGCTTGACCCCTGCGTGCACCCGCTGGTGGGTCAGCAGGTTGGCATTCTGGCTGAAACTGCGGCCGCACTGTGGGCAGCGGTAGGGCTTCTCGCCTGTGTGGGTGCGCCGGTGCGTGGTCAGGTTGGAGCTCTGGGCGAAGCGCTTGCCGCAGTCAGCGCACTGGTAGGGGCGTTCCCCGCGGTGAATGCGCTGGTGCTGGCACAGGGCTGAGCTCCAGCTGAAGCGCTTGCCGCAGTCAGGGCACTGGTAGGGACGGTCCCCGGTGTGTGTAATCTGGTGCTGCAGCAGGTGGGAGCTCTGCCCAAAGGTCTTGTCGCACTCGCTGCATCGGAATGGCTTCTCggctggctggggggcagaggtgAGATCTCCAAGCACCTCATCCAGCGGAGGGGCAGGAGTGAGATCCCCAAACACCTCTTCTTTATTGCACCGGAAGGGCTTCTTGTCCTGCCGGGGGTTAGCAGTGGGATCCCTGAGTACCTCGTCCCCACAGCCAGTGGAGTCTGCCAGGTTCTCCCAGAGGGGGAATGGGCACAGGGAGCTGTGGGCAGAATGGAACGTCCCTACAGTGTTGGCATCTTCCTTGCTCAGCGTCCTGTCAACAGCTGGAATGAAGAGACAATCCAGATCAGAGTCAATTCCTGCGTCAGTCTGTTGTTAGAACATCTATGGCAGGGGCACCTATGAATGGGGATGGTGCAGGGCTTAGGGCACTGGAccgggagtcaggagatctgggttcaatttcctgctccgaAACAGACTTCCTGAGTGATGCTGGGTgaacctctctgggcctcagttccccgcCTTTAGTCTGATCCTTCCCGGCCTCACGGCCTGTGTGCGGCTAAACTCAtaaatgattgtgaggtgctcagacccggcactggtgaggccagatAAATAACACTGATAGATACATGTGCCAAATAAGAGCAGGACCCCGCTGGGCCGGGGCCTGCAAAGACAGAGTGATGGAGAGTGGGACCCTGTCATGCTGGGTGGTGCACAGGCACCCGGGAAGTGAGATTGGGATGCTGGGCACTGCATGGACACAGAGTGACTCAGATCGGTGGGGTGGGTGAGGCATCGGGACCAAGATCAGCGTGCCAatagctgcacagacacacagcgactgagatcagggccccgtcgtgccgggcgctgcacagacacacagcgactgagatcagggccccgtcgcgccgggcgctgcacagacacacagcgactgagatcagggccccgtcgcgccgggcgctgcacagataTGCAGTAAGGGCAGGGGATGGAGAAGTGATTTGTTACCCGTTTCAAGGGGCTCCTCTTTTATGTCACAAGGAAGCTCACGTTGGTGTCCTGTTTCCTCGAGAGGCTGGGGTTTCTCTTTGGTGATACAGAGCAGCTCAGAGTGGGGTCTTGCTAGTTcaccctttccctcctcctcctgggataGGCACTCAGGATGGAGCTGTGGCTGGTCCAGCTGGGAACCAGGAGATTCCCATAATGCCCCAGGGGATGCCATCTTCTCCGAGGTCACTCATTCAACCTTCACTCGCATGCACCGCGACCTGGGGAAGAGCGGAACGGGTC harbors:
- the LOC117876587 gene encoding zinc finger protein 665-like → MWGVSLRGHPKLDRWGSLPPPSKLDSATPIQPRPKQTLPPLDRGSDPHPPSAFQRAGVPIPKPDLVSHMEPWEELQVPDPQCSKEQEMPRGAQEGAEIPRRSKEETLQHEREAARCKGNVSCRPKGGDGWVEGQQDPGPPGSICVKSGMSDGSVGGTPSPIACPMCGKGFSRRSNLTKHQRVHTGERPFCCTQCGKCFTQSSNLCRHQSLHAAGEGPWSCPECGESFTGSAGLARHRRTHAVGERSHYCHQCGKGFASHSLLTIHRRSHSGERPFSCAQCGRSFDRSSLLVEHQRTHTGERPYRCHQCSQGFTRATHLSRHQLIHRGERPHGCPECGRRFRLRAALVKHVRSHTGERPYKCAECGACFASVSSLARHRRSHAGEKPHHCPDCGKRFGQSTAFAEHCRTHTGERPYRCLECGRAFAGSSNFIRHQRIHTGERPYQCQDCGRTFRVSSNLARHQRTHHLTECGDTPLLGRAGQMTSEKMASPGALWESPGSQLDQPQLHPECLSQEEEGKGELARPHSELLCITKEKPQPLEETGHQRELPCDIKEEPLETAVDRTLSKEDANTVGTFHSAHSSLCPFPLWENLADSTGCGDEVLRDPTANPRQDKKPFRCNKEEVFGDLTPAPPLDEVLGDLTSAPQPAEKPFRCSECDKTFGQSSHLLQHQITHTGDRPYQCPDCGKRFSWSSALCQHQRIHRGERPYQCADCGKRFAQSSNLTTHRRTHTGEKPYRCPQCGRSFSQNANLLTHQRVHAGVKRHECPQCGRVFVERSSLLKHQGVHLAEKPYQCPECGRSFTQGSTLAQHLRIHTGEKPYQCGECGKCFGQSSALAQHRRAHTGERSYHCHQCGKAFSQSSNLITHQASHTGERPYKCPDCGRAFGRSAHLVTHQRTHTGERPYRCHQCGKGFSQSSTYIQHQTTHTGERPYKCPQCGKAFSQNSNLLTHQRIHTGEKPYRCHQCGKSFRQSSGYLQHQRTHTASQPSTTPT